AACGGCGTGGCGGTGTTAAGAAAAGCGGTAGCTGCTTTTACAAAGGAAAGGCTGGGCTTGTCGTACCCTGAAAATGACATTCTGGTGGCCGGCGGCTCCCGTCCGCTCATCTACTCCACGTACTTAACACTGGTTGATCCAGGCGATAAAGTGGTATTCCCGACGCCTTCGTGGAATAACAACCACTACTGCCACTTGTCGGGTGCTGTGCCGGTGATGGTGGAAACCCGTCCGGAAAACAACTTTATGCCGACTGCCGCCGATGTGGCGCCACACCTGAAAGGGGCTACGCTGCTGGCTTTGTGCTCGCCGCTGAACCCCACAGGTACCATGTTCTCTAAAAAAGACCTGGAGGAGATCTGCGACCTGGTGCTGGAAGAAAACAGCCGCCGCTCGGAAGGCGAGAAGCCCCTGTACCTGCTCTACGATCAGATCTACTGGATGCTGACCTTTGGCACCGCCGAGCATTATGACCCGGTAAGCCTGCGGCCTGCCCTGCGCGAGTATGTGGTGTATATCGATGGCACGTCCAAGTGCTTTGCTGCCACCGGCGTGCGGGTAGGATATGCGTTTGGCCCTGCCAGCGTAATGGACCGCATGAAAGCCATACTTGGCCACATTGGTGCCTGGGCACCCAAAGCCGAGCAAATGGCCACAGCCGCTTTCCTGAATCAGCCGCAGGAGGTAAATAACTTTATGGATACGTATAAGCCCAAGGTGCAGCGCAGCCTGGATGTGCTCTACCAGGGATTTCAGCAGCTGAAGGCCGATGGCTTTAACGTGGATGCCATTGTGCCGATGGGCGCTATCTACCTCTCGGTTAAAATAGACCTGGCCGGCAAAAAAACACCGCAAGGTAACGTGCTGCAAACAAGCCAGGACGTTACGTTTTATGTGCTGCAGGAAGCCAAGCTGGCGGTGGTGCCGTTCTCTGCCTTCGGCTCGGACCGCAGTCTGAACTGGTTCCGCTTGTCGGTAGGAGGAGCCACGCTGGAAGATATCCAGGACTCGCTGGGAAGGTTGCGCAATGCGTTGCAGCAGCTATCCTAAGTATACCGGATACCTTGTTGTAAAAGGAAAGACAGATTTTATGTAAAACGCCACGGCAGCTTTGCCGTGGCGTTTTTGTTTCAGATCGTGATCTGGCGGCTTATACTTTCTTCCAGCGAGATCAGGGTTTCGGTGCGCTGCACGCCGTCGATGGCCTGCAGTTTCTCGTTAAGCACTTCGCGCAGGTGTTTGGTATCGCGGCAAATGATCTTGGCAAACATGCTGTAAGAGCCCGTGGTATAGTGCAGCTCTACAATTTCCGGTATCTGCTGCATCTGTGCCACGGCATCCTTGTACTCGGAGCCTTTTTCCAGAAACACGCCGATAAAGGCACACACATCGTAGCCCACCGCCGAAGGGTTTATCAGCAGCTGCGCCCCTTTTACAACACCCATTTCATTCAGCTTTTTCATCCGAACATGAATGGTACCGCCCGACACATTGAGCTCTTTGGCGATATCGGTGTAAGCACGGGTCACATCCTGCATAAGTAAATGCAAAATCTGCCGGTCAAGATTATCAATTTCGTAACTCATACGTCCCTATACTTTCAGTTTTTAACAAAGTTACAAAGTTAATTGCTTTCAGTTGAAAAATTATCAAACAAGTAAAATATTTATTGATAAATTTTCAAAAATAAAGAACATGTTTTAACTTTGATAAGTATTAAAGCTAAATATTTTACCAAATTTACAAAAAACATGGAGCTATCAACTCTCGAAGAAACTACAACGCTGGAAACAACGTTGGGCCACCTGCGCCGCCCCTTGCTGCCCAAAGTGCTGCAGGTGCAGCAAGGCATTGTGCGCGCTGTCCACGATTTTATGTTTAAAAAAGGACTGACGCAGCTCATGCCGCTGATGCTCTCGCCTATTACTGACCCGCTGAACCACGGGGTGGTAGATGCCACGATCGGGTATGCCGACCGGCACTGGAGCCTGACCAAGTCGATGATCTTTCATAAGCAACTGGCCCTGCTCAACCCGGCGCTTCAAAGCCTCTACATCGTGTCGCCGAACGTGCGCCTGGAGTTTTCCGACCGTGCTGGTACGGGCCGCCATCTGTTCGAGTTCACGCAGATCGATTTTGAGTTTAAAGACAAAGACCGCTTTTATGTGATGGAGTTTATGGAGGAGCTGGTAAATGCCGTGTTTGCCCGCCTGAACGCTGAAATTCCGGAGGTGCTGCTTGAGCTCCGTGGCGAGTTGCTGCCGCAGTATGAGCAATGGCCCGTGTACCGCACCGAGAAACTGGAAGCTGCCCTGGGCCCGGATTATGAGCGGATCAAATCAGAGGAAGCGACCACACCGTTCTGGCTGCTGAACCACACCCGCGAGTTTTACGACAAGGAAGACCCTGCCAAACCGGGCACCTACCTGAACTATGACCTGATCTGGCCGGATGGATTTGGCGAAGGCTTGTCGGGAGCGGAGCGGGAGCACGAGTACCACCAGATACGCAAGCGCATGGCCCAGGTAGGCACCAGCCAGGAGATCTTTAAGCACTACCTGGAAGTGGCCCGGGAAGAAGGCCTGCCCCGCACAGCCGGCGCTGGCTTTGGAGTGGAGCGCATGACGCGCTTTATCTGCCGCCTGAAAGACGTGGACGAAGTAACGGTGTTTTCGCGCAAGCCCTATGCAGCCTCCCTGTTTTAAAGGATAAGGTATGGATGACGACAATAGCGGTAATCCCGCCCCGGATGTAATATAAAACGGCCTGCTAAAGTATAGCAGGCCGTTTTTGTTTTACGGCTTCTGATAAATCCAGCCATGTTATGGAACCTACCCCTAACCCCTCCGGGGAGGGGAATCAGGCTGATGCTGTTTTGTCATCTCGACGTTAGGGGAGATCTG
This window of the Pontibacter liquoris genome carries:
- a CDS encoding pyridoxal phosphate-dependent aminotransferase; amino-acid sequence: MIVSKMAQNLIGSEIIKVAGEVNAMIARGEPICNLTIGDFNPAIFPIPKELENQIKLAYDQGHTNYPPANGVAVLRKAVAAFTKERLGLSYPENDILVAGGSRPLIYSTYLTLVDPGDKVVFPTPSWNNNHYCHLSGAVPVMVETRPENNFMPTAADVAPHLKGATLLALCSPLNPTGTMFSKKDLEEICDLVLEENSRRSEGEKPLYLLYDQIYWMLTFGTAEHYDPVSLRPALREYVVYIDGTSKCFAATGVRVGYAFGPASVMDRMKAILGHIGAWAPKAEQMATAAFLNQPQEVNNFMDTYKPKVQRSLDVLYQGFQQLKADGFNVDAIVPMGAIYLSVKIDLAGKKTPQGNVLQTSQDVTFYVLQEAKLAVVPFSAFGSDRSLNWFRLSVGGATLEDIQDSLGRLRNALQQLS
- a CDS encoding Lrp/AsnC ligand binding domain-containing protein — translated: MSYEIDNLDRQILHLLMQDVTRAYTDIAKELNVSGGTIHVRMKKLNEMGVVKGAQLLINPSAVGYDVCAFIGVFLEKGSEYKDAVAQMQQIPEIVELHYTTGSYSMFAKIICRDTKHLREVLNEKLQAIDGVQRTETLISLEESISRQITI
- a CDS encoding asparagine synthetase A is translated as MELSTLEETTTLETTLGHLRRPLLPKVLQVQQGIVRAVHDFMFKKGLTQLMPLMLSPITDPLNHGVVDATIGYADRHWSLTKSMIFHKQLALLNPALQSLYIVSPNVRLEFSDRAGTGRHLFEFTQIDFEFKDKDRFYVMEFMEELVNAVFARLNAEIPEVLLELRGELLPQYEQWPVYRTEKLEAALGPDYERIKSEEATTPFWLLNHTREFYDKEDPAKPGTYLNYDLIWPDGFGEGLSGAEREHEYHQIRKRMAQVGTSQEIFKHYLEVAREEGLPRTAGAGFGVERMTRFICRLKDVDEVTVFSRKPYAASLF